In Sphingomonas sp. SUN019, the genomic window TCGCGGACCGGCCGGATCACCGCCGCCCAGACGATCGTGATCGCCAGCAGCGCGAACATCACGAGGATCAGCCGCCGCTCGCGCAACGACCGCCCCGTAAACCAGGCGCGAAGTTCGGTCATGGCGCGCTCACCGTGATTTGCCCGGAAACACGACCGCCGGAGGATTCGAACGTGCTCGGCTGGACCTCGAACCCCGTCTCACGCAGCCGAGAAACGAGCGCGTTGACCTGCGCCTCGCCCTCGGCGGCGACGGTCGCGCGCAATTCGCCGGTCGGTTCGAAGGTCAGCGCGGTCAGTTCGGTTCCGGCGCTGGACCGGATCGCGGCGGTGATGGCGGCGGCGGTGCGGCTGAACCCCTCGCCCGGCCCGCGCAGCCGCGACAGGCGTTCAGCCAGCAACCGCGCCGAATCGCCCTGATCCGCCCCGCGCGGTAGGCCGGTGCGCGCGACCGCGTCGGCGCGCGCCTCCAGTGTCGATGCCCCAACCGAATATTTCGCGATCCGCACCAGATCGATCGCCAGCGTGGCGAGAAGGATCGAAGCGCCCAGCAGCGCCAGCCGCCGTACCAACCGCCAGTCAATTGCGCGCCGCGTGCGTCGCGCGAACGCGCCCTGCCGCATGTCGAGCGCGGGCGACGCGACGGTCGCGACTAAGGCCGCCTCCAGCGCCTCGCGCCCCATCGTCTCGGGCGTCGCCCCACCGGTGATCAGTTCGGTCAGCCGCGCCTCGTCGGCAAAGCCGCTGGTCGCGCCCCGCACGACCGCCTGCCCGCCCAGATCGGCGCGCAGATATCCCTCGTCAGGTCGCGGCAGCAGCATCGGCGCGGGAATGATCGCAGCCGGATCGATCGCCTGCGCCGCCAGCATCGCGAGCCACGCGTGCATCCGATCGTTCGCGACCACGCCGATCGGACGGTCCGGCGTCGCCTCGTCACCGACCGCTACATGAAGTTCGCCGACCGGCACCGCGCTCGCGTCCGACACCAGGATACGCGCCGCCGCCACCGCCTGCGCCGCGGAACGATCGGGCAGTTCGGCCCAGTGCAGCGTCACCGCATCGGCTGGCGCAACCGCGATTATCGGCGAATCGTCGCCCTCGGGCACGCCTTCACCGCGCGCGACGACCGCATCGTCGGAAATGCGCGCCCACAACCAGGGATCGTCGGCCACGGCGGGCAAGAAGAGCAATGTCGCACTCATGTCGCATCGCCCCATTGCCGCGACACGAGCCGCGCGGGAAGGTCCGTCGCGTCGATCAGCGCGGTTTCGTTCAATTCGGTCGCCCCCATCCGCACGTCGATGTTCAGCGCGAACCATTTCGACGTCACGCCCGCCTGCGCCTGCGCCGCCGGATCGGGCGTAATCGCACTGCCTCGCGACAGGCTGTTCCAGAACTCCGCCGCACTTGGATACCCCGCCAGCGGCCGCCGCAGCAGTAGCGCACGCGCGCCCTCTATGCCGAGCGTGTCGGGCAGCAGCATCGCCAGCAGAGGCGCTTGTTCGGGCGTCAGCGTATTGACATTGATCGTCGAGACTTTCGCCTCGGGCAACGTGCAGACCCAGCGCCGCAGCGTCGCGTAGGTTTCGGGCGTGACCCCAGCCACCGCGCGCAGTTCGCTCGGATCGGCCATCAACGACCCCGCAGTGCGATATCCGGGATCGCGTCCGCCGTAAGCGCCATCCTCTGCCCCACCCGGTAGCTCAGCCGAATCGCTGTCGATCCAGTCGGCGGTCGCCGCCGCGATGCCCTCGCCATTGGGCACGCCGATCAGTCGCATCAATCGCGCGAATTGCAGCATCGCCGGGGTGGAGGCGGCGTACACGCCCGCATCGCCCGCGACGACCAAACTGTTGAGGTTGAAGCAATTGCCCCCGTCGGTCACCCGCGCGGTCGCCGCGCCACCGGGGATCGGCAGCCCGAACGGCTTACCGCTCCACCCGCCCGCCAGCGTCACGCGGCTCGGATCGCGCGACAGCAAGGTCGTGACGCGCGACGTCGCCAGCGTCTCGGCGGCATAGGCATAAGCGCGCGCCTGATCGATCGCGACGGCATTGCCCGCTGCCCGTGTCGACAGCCGCAATTTCTCCAGCGCGGTCGCCGCCAGCACCGCGACGATCGCGACCAGCAGCAGCACCGTCAGCAGCGCCGCGCCGCGCTCGCCGTCACGTCGCATTTGACGGCTCGGGGATTTCCGGCGGCTCGGGCGGCGCGCCCGATCCGACGAGGTACATTTGGCGATAGCTGCGCCCGTCGCTGCGCTGGATCGTCATCTCCGCCGCCTGCGGCAATGGCGACCCTTGCGTCCCGTCCCACCGTTCGCTCCACGCGCCCTGGATGCGGTAGCGCCACGTCAGTCCGGTCACACGATCGAGCACCACCGTCGGCGGTAACGGCGCCGCGCCATCGACCAGAGGATAAGCGATCCGCTCGATCGCGTTAGCGGAAAAGCGATATTCCACCTTCTGCAACGACGATCGCGGCGCGGCGTCGACGTTCATCCACCCGCCGCGCACCAGCCGAAACGACAGCCCGTCACCGGTGAAGGCGGGCAGCAACGTCCCTCGCTCGTCGCGCGATGGCCGGTCGACCGCCTGCGCGAAATCCGCAGCGAGCAGCGAATCGAGCCGCGCCACCGCGCCGACATCGTCCAGCTTCGCCGCCGTCGCCCCCTGCGCCCGCACGCTGAACGATAAAAGCGCCGCTCCGGCCGCCGCGATCATCCCGAAGACCAGCAGCGCGACCATGATTTCTACGAGGGTAAACCCCGCTTGGTGTCGCGAGGGAGTCATCGCGCGGTCGCCGTGATCGTCGGCGGGCGGATCATTGTCAGCCGTCCCGCGGTTCGCCCGCCGCTATCCAACACAGCGACATCGACGCGGAGAATCTGCGCATCGCCGGTCGCGCGCACGTCGCGCGTCCAGCGCCACCCGCGTCCGCCATTCTGCGCGACTCCGCTCGCCCGGCCCAGCGCAGGCGGCGTCCCCTCGGTCACCGCCTCCACCGCGATCGTCCGCGCAACCATTTGGGCGAGGAGCGTCTCTTCCAGGATACCGGTAGAGCGGATCGTCGCTCCCTCCAGCCGGATCAACGCCAGCGCGGCGAGACTGAACACCACCAGCGCGACCATGATCTCGATGAGGGTAAAGCCGCTTCGGTTAGCCATCGACCCGGACCTTGCCGTCCGCCGCGATCGATACCGTCACCCGCGCTCGATCGCGCCGCAGCGGCACGTCGACTGCGCGGTCGGCCATGCCGGTCGCATCGAACGACAGCCTGACACGAGACGTCACCGCCGCGCTGGTGCCGTCCGACCAGCGCTCCACCCGCAGCGGTTTTTCGTCCACCGCACGCCAGCCGCCCGCCTGCCAGCGATCGAAGCCGTAACCCGCGGGCGTCACCCACACGCTGACCGGCCGCGCCTCGATGATCGCGCTGTCCTGCGCCGCGCGCACCCGCGCCGCAAAACGCGTTCCCTCGTCGGCCAGTCGCCCGCGCGGATCGGGCATCGCCAGCACGGCCGCCGCCGACGCGAGCCCGATGATCGTCACGACGACCATCAGCTCTATCAGCGTAAAACCGCGTTGCGCGGTGGGCCTATTGCCAGGAGCCGATGTCGGCATCGATCCCCTCGCCGCCTTCCTTGCCGTCCGCGCCGTTGGTCCAGACGTCGGCCGCGCCGTTCCGGCCCGGCGAGGCGTAGAGATACGCCTTGCCCCACGGATCGTCGGGCAGCTTTTTCAGATACCCGCCCGCCTGATAGCGCGACGGATCGGCCAACCCCGATGGCGCGGAGATCAGCGCCTGAAGCCCCTGCGCGGTCGTCGGATAATTGACGTTCTGCAGCTTGTAGAGCTCCAAGCCCTGCTCGATCGTAGCGATGTCGGCCTTCGCCTTCTGGATGCGCGCGGTGTCGCCCGAGGGCAGCACGTTCAGCGCGACGATCGTCGCCAGCAGGCCGATGATGACCACGACCACCATCAGTTCCACGAGCGTAAAGCCGTTCTTCTTCCGGCGCTTCTTCGGTTCGGTACGCATGACTTTCCTCATTGTCCCGCGAGCGTATTCAGCTGCAGGATCGGCAGCAGGATCGATAGCACGATCGTTGCGACGACGCCGCCCATCAAGACGATGATCGCGGGCTCCAGCAGCGACAGCGCGGTCGCGGTGAAGCGGTCGAATTCCTTTTCGAGATATTCCGCTGCACGCTCCAGCATCTCGTCGAGCCTTCCCGCTGCCTCGCCGCTTGCCGCAAGATACGTCAGCAGCGGCGGAAAGACGCCCGTCCGCCGCATCGCCGCGGACAGCCCGCCGCCCTTGCGGATCGAATCGGTGATCTCGTCCGACGCCAGGCGCAAGCGGCGGTTGCGGATCGTGCTGCCGGTCAGCGTCAGCCCCTCCAGCAACGGCAACCGGCTTGCCACCATCGTCGCCAGCGTCCGCGCCATCCGCGCCGCGTGCAGATCGCGCAGCAACCGCCCGAGGAGAGGGATGCGCAGCAGCCGCGTGTCGAACGACAGCCGGATCGCAGGTTGCTTCAGCGCCTGCCATGCGCCGACCCCGACAGCTGCGATGAACAGCGCGATCGCCCACCAATACCCGACCAGGAAGTCCGACAGGGCGATCACCATCCGCGTCAACAGCGGCAATTGCTGCCCCACGGTATCGAATTGCTCGACCACCTGCGGCACCACGAACATCATCAGCGCCAGCACGACGCCCATCGCGACGACCGCCAGCACCGCCGGATACGCGATCGCGGTCAGCAGCTTGCCGCGGATTTCGGCTTGGCGTTCAAGCAGGATCGACAGCCGTTCGAGGATCGTCGGCAACGACCCCGAACTCTCCCCGGCTGCCACCATCGCGCGGTACAACGGCGGAAAGCTCTTTGGCTCACGCGCCATCGCGTCTGCCAACCGCCGCCCCTCGACCACGCCCGAATGGACCGTCGCGACGATCGCGCGGACCTTCTCCTCCTCAGTCTGGCGCGTGATCGTGCGGAGCGATTCCTCCAGCGGCGACACGCGGTTCAGCGTCGCCAGCTGACGCGTAAACAACGTCAATTGCTTGCCCGACATCTTGGCGCTGCCGAGTTGCAAGCCGAACAGCGGCCGCCCCTTGTTGGCGGGTGCGGAGCCCGGCTCGATCCGGACGACATATAACCGCCGTCGATCGAGCGTCGTGCGCGCCGCGTCGATCGTCTCGGCGGCGATGTGCCCGCGCGTCTCGTTCCCGCGCGTGTCGATCGCGAGATAGTCGAAATCAGCCATCGACGGTGACCGGCTCCACCACGTCCGCCGCATCGCGCCGCGACACGCGTGCGGCTTCCTCGGCGGTGGTCATGCCTTGTTCGACCAGCCGCTTCGCCGACGCCGCGAGCGTATCGCCGTTCGCAAACGCGTGCGCTGCGATCTCGGATTCGTTGCCGCCATCGTTAATCAAGCGGCGGATGCGGTCGTCGACGCGCACCGCCTCGAATACGCCGATCCGGCCCTTGAACCCGGTGCGGTTGCACTGATCGCAGCCGACCGCCTCGTAAACCACGACGTCGGGCGCGATGCCGAGCAACGTCGCGACCGTCCCCTCCGCCTTCACAGCGCGCCGGCAGGACGGGCACAGCCGCCGCACCAGCCGCTGCGCGATCACCGCGCGCAGCGTGGAGGCAAGCAGGAACGGCTCGACCTTCATGTCGCGCATCCGCGTGATCGCGCCGACCGCGTCGTTGGTGTGGACCGTCGACAGAACCAGATGCCCGGTCAGCGACGCCTGCACCGCGATCTCGGCGGTCTCGCGGTCACGGATTTCACCGACCATCACGACATCGGGATCTTGGCGAAGGATCGCGCGCAGCCCGGCGGCGAAGGTCAGCCCGACCTTCGGATTGACCTGCGTCTGCCCTACCCCGTCGACCGCATATTCGACCGGATCCTCGACCGTCAGGATGTTGCGGCTGCCGTCGTTTAGCAAGCGCAACGCGGCGTAGAGCGAGGTCGTCTTGCCGCTGCCGGTCGGTCCGGTGACCAGTACGATGCCGTTCGGCTCCGAAATCGCGCCCTCCAGCAGCGCGAACATCGCCGCATCCATGCCGAGCGCGTCGAGGTCGATCCCGGCGTTCTCCTTGTCGAGAATACGTAGCACGACGCGTTCGCCCGCGCGGCTGGGCAGGGTAGACACACGTACGTCGAGCAGTTTCCCGCCCAACGTCAGCCCCATCCGTCCGTCCTGCGGCACACGCCGTTCTGCGATGTCGAGCCGCGCCATCACCTTGATCCGGCTTACGACGACCGGCGCAACGTGCGGCGGCATCCTGAGCGTCTCGCGCAATACGCCGTCGATCCGCATCCGCACGACCAGCCCGGTTTCATACGGCTCGATGTGAATGTCCGAAACGCCATGCCGCGCAGCGTCGGCGATCACGCCGTTGATGAGGCGGATGGCGGGCGCGTCGTCGGCGGTGTCGAGCAGATCTTCCGCGGTCGGTATGCCCTCGGCGAGAAGGTCGAGTTCGTCGCCCATGCCGACTGCGGCGAGCGCGGTCGCCTGCCCGTCCATCGCGTAATTGTCGCTGAGCAGCCTGTCGAATGCCGCGGGTTCGACGATCGCTATGTCGAACGGCCGCCCGAGCGCGCGGCGCACTTCGAGCAACGCCTTCGGGTCCGCCCCCTCGCGCAGCGCGACGCGGTCGCCATCCAGCACGACGCCGAATTTACGGGCGAAGAGGTAGGGCAGAATGACGGGCGGGACCGCAACACCCGCGTCATTCCCGCGAAAGCGGGAACCCATCTCCGGTGCTTCGTCCGTGCCCGACGGCTGGTCTGTGGCGACCTCGGGCGATGGGTTCCCGCTTTCGCGGGAATGACTAATTGGACGCGCAGGCACGTTTCCGTCCGTTTCATCGGGACGGATCGGCAGGCTCACTTGTTCCTCCGCCGCTGCTGCTTGATGACGGTCGACGTGCTGCGCACCACCGGCACGTTGACGCGCGGGTCTTCGATATTGCCCGGCACCGGGGCGGACGGAATCGGCGGGGCCGCGCCCATGTAATCGCGCACCAGTTGGTCGATCGACGGCTCGCGGCCCGGCTCCTGCTCGCCCTGCTGCAGCCGGAGATAGCCGTAACGCTGTTCGGTCACCCGGCGATTGTCCGCGGCCGAACGGAGGATCGTCGGGCGGATGAACACCATCAGGTTCGTCTTGGTCCGCTGCCGCGCTTTTGACCGGAACAGGTTTCCCAATACCGGAATGTCGCCCAGCAACGGGATCTTCTCCAGCGTCCGGCGTTCGTCGTCGCTCAGCAAGCCGCCGATGATCGCGATCTGCCCGTCGTCGACGGTCAGCGTCGTCTCCACCTCGCGCTTGTTCAGGATCAGGTCGCTGTTGTCGCTCGACACCGGCCCGGCGATCGAGCTGACCTGCTGGTGCAGGAACAATTTGATCGATCCGCTGGAGTTGACTTGCGGCCGTACCTCCAGCTGGATGCCGACATTCTCACGCTGCACCGTGCGGAATGCATTGTCGAAATTCTGGCTCAGCGCCTGTCCCGTGGTGATCGGGATTTCCTGCCCGACCAGGATGCGCGCTTCCTGATTGTCGAGCGTGATGAGGCTTGGCGCCTGCAGCAGGTTCGACGTCGTGTCGCTCTTCACCGCGTTGATGATCGATCCGAAGATCGTGTCCTTGCCGATCGTCCCGCCGAACCCAGCGATCCCACCGCCCGCGCCAAGGATCGAGTTGATTGCAGACTGCGCCAGCGAATCGCTGACCGCGCTGTTCGTGCTCGTCGTGACCGTCGATCCGTTGATCGTGGTCGTCGTGGTATTCAGTTCACGAGCACCGATCGCGCCCGCGATCGTCAGTAGATTGGGGGCGCTGTTGGAAAAGCTGGTCGTCCCGAACGCGCCACCCGACAGGCTGCCGAGCAGGAACTGGAAGCCCAGGCGGCTGGCGGTCTGGTCCGACACCTCGGCGACGATCGCCTCGACCAGCACCTGTTCGCGCCGCGTGTCGAGCTGCCGCACGACCTCGGACAATTGGCGCTGGATGTCGGCGGGGGCGGCGATGACGATCGCATTGGCCCCGGCAAAGCGCGTGACGACCGCGGCGGTGCGCCCGCCTTGCGTCGTGACCGCAGCCTCGGCCGGGGCGTTGCCCGCCGATTGGGGTGCGTTGCTGGAAGAGGTCGGCGCATTCGATGTCTGCATCGAACCGGTCGAACCCTGCTGCGCGCTCTGCCCGAAACGCGATTGCGACAGCCCCTGCTGCGGCACCTGATCGGGCGCTTGCCCCACCAGTTGCTGCAGCACCGGCAGCAATTGCGCCGCGTCTGCGTTCTCTAGGAATACGACGCGGATTTCGGTTCCGCTCTTGGCCTTGCGATCAAGATCGATCGCGACCTGCGCCAGCCGAGCTACGCTCGACGCGTCGCCGCGGATCGCGATCGAATTGGCGCTCTCGATCGGCACCACCGACACCGCGTTTGCGACCTGCCCCGCCGCGCCGCCCTGACCGCCGCCCGCCAGCGCCTGCAACGCGGTCGCGATCTCGCGCGCGCCCGCATTCTGCAGCGCGACCGTGCGTGTTGCAGACCCGTCGGTGTCGATCCGGCGCAGCACTTCACGCACGCGGCGGATGTTGTCGGCGAAATCGGCGACGACGATCGAATTGCCGCTGCGGTTCGCGGTTACCGACCCTTGCGCGCTGACCAACGGCCGCACCGTATCGACCGCGCTCTGCGCGTCGATCGCGCGCAACCGGACGACCTCGGTCACAAACTGGTTGCGCGCCGCGCCTGCGGACCCGACGCGGCCCGGCTGCGCAGCGGCGTTGTCGGTCGGCTGGACGCGGAACGCGCCGCCCGCGGTCGGCACCGCGACCAGCCCGTTGGCGCGCAGCGTCGACAGGAAGACCTCGAAATACTCCGACCGGCTGAGCGGCCGGTCGGTGACGACGGTCACCTTCCCCTGCACGCGCGAATCGATGATGAAGGTGCGCCCGGTGACCTTCGCGGCATCGGCGATAAACGCGCGGATATCGGCGTCGCGGACGTTCAGCGTGGTCTGCGCGTTAGTCTGAGCGGCAAGCGTCAGCGCCAGCCCGGTGGCGAGCAGGAAGCGCCTCACTTCGGCGCCGCCATCTGCACCGCGATCGGCAAGGTCTGCCCGCCGCGCTCGACCGTCAGCGACAGATTGCCGCCGCCTGCGAAATCACTTGATAGCCGGTCGATGTCAGCCGGCCCGGTCACGGGGCGTCCGCCGATCGCAGTGACGATATCGCCGTCCTTCAGCCCCGCTGCGCGAAACGCGGCGCCTGATCCTTGCGCGCGCACCACCAGTCCGCTGATCCGCCCGCTGTCGATACGCGGGATGAAGCCCACGTCGGATTGCAATTGCTGCACCGTCACGCCCGCCCCGCCTGCCGGTGATGGCGCACCCGGCGCAGGCGCGGCTCCACCGGGCGCGGGCGCAGCAGTAACCGCCGCCGCCCCGCCCGATTGATCGAGGAACAGATCCTCCCGCACGCCGCCACGCTCGATCGCGACATGATCGAACGCGACCTCTTTCAGAACCACACCAGGAATGATCTCTTCTCCTACCGCGATGCTTTGCTGCACCCCGTCGGGTCCGGCGACGATCGCCGACCCCTGCCCCGTAGCTTCGTCGATACGTGTGCCGAACAGTTTCAGTTGCAGCGACGTCACCACCGCTGGACCGCTCTGCGTCCCCGAGATGCGAAAGAATGGGTCGAACCCGCGCAGCACCGCCGCGGGCGCTGAGGGAATCACCGGCCCCGCCGGACGCCAGTCGCCCAGCGGCGACACCGGCGTCAGCACGGTCCACACCAGCCGCGCGCACTGCACCGCCAGCCCCGCCAGCAGCAGCAGTTCCAGCACCGAATAGACGTTCACCACCGGCAGCCGTTTCAGGATCGCCCGCGCGCGGGCGTCGAACTTCAATCGCATTCGTAACGCCCGTCCCCGCAGCCGCGGCTATGGCATCCATGTTACAGGCGCATTGCAGCCTTGTGTAATATTTCTGGGGCTTGGCGCGGGCGACCGGCCGACGGTATCGTCGCGCGCATGGCATCCGATCCGATCGTCGCGCGGCTGACCGCGCAACCGGGCATCCAACGCGTGCCCTCCCCCAAACTGACCTTGTTCCTGAAAAGGAATTTTCTCGACGCCGATCTGTGTGCGGCGCTGATCGAACGGATCGAAGCGCAGCGCCGCCCATCGACCATCTCCGACTTCAACGGCGACGCCGCGTTCCGCACCAGCGAGACCTGCGACCTGCCCGCCACCGACCCGATCGTGGCGGCGGTCAACGACCGGATCGCCGCCTTCACCGGGCTCGACGCCGCGCATGGCGAACCGGTCCAGGGCCAGCGTTACGCCGTCGGTCAGGAGTTCAAGGCGCACACCGATTATTTCGAGCCGAACGGCGTCGACTATGATCGCTTCTGCGCGGTCGCGGGGAACCGCACGTGGACTGCGATGATCTATCTGAACGAGCCCTACGCCGGCGGCGCGACGCGGTTCAAGACGATCGACAAGATCGTCCAGCCCGAGAAGGGCAAACTGCTCTGCTGGGACAACCGCCGTCCCGACGGATCGCTCAACCCTGCGACGATCCATCACGGCATGAAGGTGCGCGCAGGCACCAAGTATATCGTGACGAAGTGGTTCCGCGAACGCCCCTGGGCATAAAAAAGACCCCGGCCGAAACCGGGGTCCAGGGGAGGACAATTCTCGTATTGTACTAGAACTTCAGCCCCAGCCCGAGCGAAACCGATGCGCCGACATCGTACAGATTGTAATAGATTCGCCGGCCGTCGAACTCCTGGAACTCCTGATACTTTGTTGCGGTGATGTTGCGCGCCTCGAACTTCACCTCGGCGTTCAGGCCGAACAGGTCGACATCCTCGCGCGCCACGAAATCGAGCCGGAAACCGGGCTTCTCATAGACGTCGGGCTGGCCCGATGGACCACGCGTCGTCACGCGCTTCGTCGCATAGCTGAGCAACAAGGTCTGCTGCGACAGATGGTCGGTGTCCTCCAGCCCGATCTGGATGTTGCCGATGTGATCGGACTGGCCGGTCAGCGGCGCGCCATCGCGGAAGAAGTTGCTTGCGGCCTGTTCGACGCCGTTGATGACGGTCACGTCGTCCGCCCCGACCTTCAGCTTTGACTTGGTGTAGGTGTAGTTGCCGATCAGGGCGAGGCGGCGCGTCGCGAAGAATTCGCCGCCCAGCGTATCTAGCGGGAAGTATTTTTGCATCTCAAGCTCGGCCCCGTACAACGTCGCCTCGGGCGCGTTGGCGAAGCTGGTCGTGATGTCGGACGACAGGATCGACGAATAGGTTTCGATCGGCCGATCGATCTTCTTGTAGAACCCCGCCAGCGTGATGCGCTGGTCACGCGCGAAGAACCATTCGTAGCGCGCCTCGGCATTGGTCAGCTCGCTGTCGACCAGCGAGGGGTTGCCCTGGAACGTGCGGTTTGAATCGGTGTCGATGTACAGCTGGCGGATCAGCTCTCGGAATTGCGGCCGCGCGATCGTCTTCGACCCGCTGACCCGGAACTGCATCTCGGGCGCCAACTCGTAGGTGAGCGTGACGGCAGGCAGGAAATAATCGTTGTTCAGGTTTGTGTTAAACCCGGTCCCCAGCCCAGAATTGAACAGGTCGATCGCGGTGACGGTCTGCTTGGCCGTCTCGTAGCGAACACCTGCCGTGATGTTCAGCGACGGGAGCACCTGCGCAATGATCTGGCCGTATCCGGCGTGCGTGCGCAGCCCGGCGTCAAACGCCGCGGTCCCGTCCTGCGCCGACGTTTCCTGCAGTTCGACGCCGAAATTCTGGATCACCGAATCGGACAGCAGGTAATCGGGGCGCAATTGCTGCACCGGCACCGGCAGATTGGTCGCGCGGAACTGGAACGCGCGGCGCACCGCGGTACGCTGCGTGTCGGAATAAGCGTAACCGATCCCCAGCTTCACTTCGGGGACGATCGCATAGACCGCGTCCGCGCCGCCCGACCACAGATCTTCGTTCAGGTCGCTGAACGCGATCGTCGCATCGCCCTTGTTGCCGCCCAGATCGTTAACGAGGCGGTCGCCGGTCGGGTCGCCCACGGTGTTTGTGCGAACATAGGTGAACGTGCGCTCATACGGCGCCTCACGCTGCGAATTGGCGTAGCCGCCGCGCAGATCGAGATCGAGGTCGCCGAACTTGAATTCGCCGACCAGTTGCGAATTGATCAGCTGGCGTTCGTACCACGCCGTATCCTGCTTCAGGACGTCGCGGTCCTGCTGGTTCTGATCGACGCCGATCGCCAGCCGCGTCTGCTTGATCGTGTC contains:
- a CDS encoding GspE/PulE family protein; translation: MGSRFRGNDAGVAVPPVILPYLFARKFGVVLDGDRVALREGADPKALLEVRRALGRPFDIAIVEPAAFDRLLSDNYAMDGQATALAAVGMGDELDLLAEGIPTAEDLLDTADDAPAIRLINGVIADAARHGVSDIHIEPYETGLVVRMRIDGVLRETLRMPPHVAPVVVSRIKVMARLDIAERRVPQDGRMGLTLGGKLLDVRVSTLPSRAGERVVLRILDKENAGIDLDALGMDAAMFALLEGAISEPNGIVLVTGPTGSGKTTSLYAALRLLNDGSRNILTVEDPVEYAVDGVGQTQVNPKVGLTFAAGLRAILRQDPDVVMVGEIRDRETAEIAVQASLTGHLVLSTVHTNDAVGAITRMRDMKVEPFLLASTLRAVIAQRLVRRLCPSCRRAVKAEGTVATLLGIAPDVVVYEAVGCDQCNRTGFKGRIGVFEAVRVDDRIRRLINDGGNESEIAAHAFANGDTLAASAKRLVEQGMTTAEEAARVSRRDAADVVEPVTVDG
- the gspJ gene encoding type II secretion system minor pseudopilin GspJ: MTPSRHQAGFTLVEIMVALLVFGMIAAAGAALLSFSVRAQGATAAKLDDVGAVARLDSLLAADFAQAVDRPSRDERGTLLPAFTGDGLSFRLVRGGWMNVDAAPRSSLQKVEYRFSANAIERIAYPLVDGAAPLPPTVVLDRVTGLTWRYRIQGAWSERWDGTQGSPLPQAAEMTIQRSDGRSYRQMYLVGSGAPPEPPEIPEPSNAT
- a CDS encoding GspH/FimT family pseudopilin, coding for MPTSAPGNRPTAQRGFTLIELMVVVTIIGLASAAAVLAMPDPRGRLADEGTRFAARVRAAQDSAIIEARPVSVWVTPAGYGFDRWQAGGWRAVDEKPLRVERWSDGTSAAVTSRVRLSFDATGMADRAVDVPLRRDRARVTVSIAADGKVRVDG
- the gspK gene encoding type II secretion system minor pseudopilin GspK, which produces MRRDGERGAALLTVLLLVAIVAVLAATALEKLRLSTRAAGNAVAIDQARAYAYAAETLATSRVTTLLSRDPSRVTLAGGWSGKPFGLPIPGGAATARVTDGGNCFNLNSLVVAGDAGVYAASTPAMLQFARLMRLIGVPNGEGIAAATADWIDSDSAELPGGAEDGAYGGRDPGYRTAGSLMADPSELRAVAGVTPETYATLRRWVCTLPEAKVSTINVNTLTPEQAPLLAMLLPDTLGIEGARALLLRRPLAGYPSAAEFWNSLSRGSAITPDPAAQAQAGVTSKWFALNIDVRMGATELNETALIDATDLPARLVSRQWGDAT
- the gspD gene encoding type II secretion system secretin GspD; this translates as MRRFLLATGLALTLAAQTNAQTTLNVRDADIRAFIADAAKVTGRTFIIDSRVQGKVTVVTDRPLSRSEYFEVFLSTLRANGLVAVPTAGGAFRVQPTDNAAAQPGRVGSAGAARNQFVTEVVRLRAIDAQSAVDTVRPLVSAQGSVTANRSGNSIVVADFADNIRRVREVLRRIDTDGSATRTVALQNAGAREIATALQALAGGGQGGAAGQVANAVSVVPIESANSIAIRGDASSVARLAQVAIDLDRKAKSGTEIRVVFLENADAAQLLPVLQQLVGQAPDQVPQQGLSQSRFGQSAQQGSTGSMQTSNAPTSSSNAPQSAGNAPAEAAVTTQGGRTAAVVTRFAGANAIVIAAPADIQRQLSEVVRQLDTRREQVLVEAIVAEVSDQTASRLGFQFLLGSLSGGAFGTTSFSNSAPNLLTIAGAIGARELNTTTTTINGSTVTTSTNSAVSDSLAQSAINSILGAGGGIAGFGGTIGKDTIFGSIINAVKSDTTSNLLQAPSLITLDNQEARILVGQEIPITTGQALSQNFDNAFRTVQRENVGIQLEVRPQVNSSGSIKLFLHQQVSSIAGPVSSDNSDLILNKREVETTLTVDDGQIAIIGGLLSDDERRTLEKIPLLGDIPVLGNLFRSKARQRTKTNLMVFIRPTILRSAADNRRVTEQRYGYLRLQQGEQEPGREPSIDQLVRDYMGAAPPIPSAPVPGNIEDPRVNVPVVRSTSTVIKQQRRRNK
- the gspG gene encoding type II secretion system major pseudopilin GspG; amino-acid sequence: MRTEPKKRRKKNGFTLVELMVVVVIIGLLATIVALNVLPSGDTARIQKAKADIATIEQGLELYKLQNVNYPTTAQGLQALISAPSGLADPSRYQAGGYLKKLPDDPWGKAYLYASPGRNGAADVWTNGADGKEGGEGIDADIGSWQ
- the gspI gene encoding type II secretion system minor pseudopilin GspI, which translates into the protein MANRSGFTLIEIMVALVVFSLAALALIRLEGATIRSTGILEETLLAQMVARTIAVEAVTEGTPPALGRASGVAQNGGRGWRWTRDVRATGDAQILRVDVAVLDSGGRTAGRLTMIRPPTITATAR
- the gspF gene encoding type II secretion system inner membrane protein GspF; translated protein: MADFDYLAIDTRGNETRGHIAAETIDAARTTLDRRRLYVVRIEPGSAPANKGRPLFGLQLGSAKMSGKQLTLFTRQLATLNRVSPLEESLRTITRQTEEEKVRAIVATVHSGVVEGRRLADAMAREPKSFPPLYRAMVAAGESSGSLPTILERLSILLERQAEIRGKLLTAIAYPAVLAVVAMGVVLALMMFVVPQVVEQFDTVGQQLPLLTRMVIALSDFLVGYWWAIALFIAAVGVGAWQALKQPAIRLSFDTRLLRIPLLGRLLRDLHAARMARTLATMVASRLPLLEGLTLTGSTIRNRRLRLASDEITDSIRKGGGLSAAMRRTGVFPPLLTYLAASGEAAGRLDEMLERAAEYLEKEFDRFTATALSLLEPAIIVLMGGVVATIVLSILLPILQLNTLAGQ
- the gspL gene encoding type II secretion system protein GspL translates to MADDPWLWARISDDAVVARGEGVPEGDDSPIIAVAPADAVTLHWAELPDRSAAQAVAAARILVSDASAVPVGELHVAVGDEATPDRPIGVVANDRMHAWLAMLAAQAIDPAAIIPAPMLLPRPDEGYLRADLGGQAVVRGATSGFADEARLTELITGGATPETMGREALEAALVATVASPALDMRQGAFARRTRRAIDWRLVRRLALLGASILLATLAIDLVRIAKYSVGASTLEARADAVARTGLPRGADQGDSARLLAERLSRLRGPGEGFSRTAAAITAAIRSSAGTELTALTFEPTGELRATVAAEGEAQVNALVSRLRETGFEVQPSTFESSGGRVSGQITVSAP